One window of the Pseudokineococcus lusitanus genome contains the following:
- a CDS encoding Lhr family helicase translates to MARGSTTTAAPAPVPAPDPAAVLGRFSEATRRWFTGAFAAPTPAQAGAWHAISSDEHTLVVAPTGSGKTLSAFLWSVDRLVTDPVPEAALRCRVLYVSPLKALASDVERNLRAPLTGIGHERVRLGLEPPDVRVGIRSGDTSQAERRLQARTPPDVLITTPESLFLVLTSRARESLAGVTTVVLDEVHAVAGTKRGAHLALSLERLDAMLERPAQRIGLSATVRPPETVARFLAGARTPQDGGRAVRVVQPPSTKVFDLSVVVPVEDMSRLGEPTDDLSGAAAGAQRTTSIWPSVEERVVDLVAPTEDEHRSTIVFANSRRLAERLTSRLNEEWAERLEAAAEGVVDLEADPGTTDGAGARRPPAEVMAQAGTSAGVPAVLARAHHGSVSKEQRSLIEEDLKSGRLPAVVATSSLELGIDMGAVDLVVQVESPPSVASGLQRVGRAGHQVGAVSRGVLFPKFRSDLVQTAVVTERMREGLIEELTVPANPLDVLAQQVVAMTALDEWSVDDLEALVRRASPFEGLTRPVLEAVLDMLSGRYPSEEFAELRPRVVWDRVAGTLTGRPGAQRLAVTSGGTIPDRGLYGVFLAGGDGPGRRVGELDEEMVYESRVGDVFTLGASTWRIEEITRDQVLVTPAPGQPGKLPFWHGDAPGRPAELGRALGAFVRELAAAPGGWDGEVARGRAEAAGLDTWAVDNLLAYLREQQEAVGHLPDDRTVVVERSRDELGDWRVVVHSPYGKPVHAPWALAVSARLRERFGVDVQAMPSDDGLVLRLPDVGLGDDGGGTGGEGDLPDLAEVLLLDPDDVAAVVTEELGGSALFAARFRECAGRSLLLPKRRPDRRQPLWQQRQRAAQLLEVASRYPSFPVVLETVRECLQDVFDVPALEQLLKDLRSRAVRVVEVTTQTPSPFARSLLFGYVAQFLYEGDSPLAERRAAALQLDPGLLSELLGRGDGAALADLLDPAAVLRTHAELQRLAPERAARGAEDVADLLRVLGPLSTLEVARRTRADAVPDAVPPVPPVPRQAVPLDDAAPDGDAERVEDAADPAGGEDDGTPDGPTDEDAALARVPAVEGWLRGLERSRRVIAVRIAGEERWAAVEDAGRLRDALGTPLPVGVPEAFTAPVEDPVGDLVSRYARTHVPFVADDLARRLGLGGAVVAAAVRALVQRGRLVRGDLLPEALRGRLGEGPEAAPAVPAADADRSVEHVCDAEVLRVLRRRSLAALRAEVEPVPPEDLAAFTPRWQGVGARLRGAEGLVRVVEQLSGAVLPASAVETLVLPSRLQRYSPALLDELTASGEVVWCGHGALPGDDGWVSLHLADSAHLTLPPRPLPGDGDGPEGDVAAAPSRDELLTLTDDHRAVLDALSGGGAYFFRALADAVGSVDDERLTGTLWDLVWDGRLTNDTLSPLRARLRGGRTRHKAAPAPARSRYASSRSGWAAGRSRPGRPSVPVRGGPPVAAGRWSLLPEAEADATVRAHALAEVLLDRYGVVTRGAVAAEKVPGGFAAVYRVLAAMEDAGRVRRGYFVEGLGASQFAGPGAVDRLRAVAKPLGDGGPGRAGGGGYGGAGGYGAPAEPVGAPAVVLSACDPANPFGAALPWPDRGTAAGGGTTDADADAPADGGDDGGSSDADAAPGRRGRARPARAAGALVVLREGRLLVHVERGGRSLRTWTDDADDLRAAAEALVAAVREGGLGQLLVQRADGGSVLDAAAPVAAALETAGFVPTPRGLRLRT, encoded by the coding sequence ATGGCCCGGGGCAGCACGACGACCGCAGCGCCCGCCCCCGTGCCCGCCCCCGACCCGGCCGCCGTGCTCGGCCGCTTCTCCGAGGCGACCCGCCGGTGGTTCACGGGCGCCTTCGCCGCCCCCACCCCCGCGCAGGCGGGCGCCTGGCACGCCATCAGCAGCGACGAGCACACGCTCGTCGTCGCGCCCACGGGCTCCGGCAAGACGCTGTCGGCCTTCCTGTGGTCGGTGGACCGCCTCGTCACGGACCCGGTGCCCGAGGCCGCGCTGCGCTGCCGCGTCCTCTACGTCTCCCCGCTGAAGGCGCTGGCCAGCGACGTCGAGCGCAACCTCCGGGCCCCGCTCACGGGCATCGGCCACGAGCGGGTCCGGCTCGGGCTGGAGCCGCCGGACGTGCGCGTCGGCATCCGCTCCGGCGACACCTCCCAGGCCGAGCGCCGGCTGCAGGCGCGGACGCCGCCCGACGTGCTCATCACGACGCCGGAGTCGCTCTTCCTCGTCCTCACGTCGCGGGCCCGGGAGTCGCTGGCCGGCGTCACCACCGTCGTCCTCGACGAGGTCCACGCCGTGGCCGGCACCAAGCGCGGGGCCCACCTGGCGCTGTCGCTCGAGCGGCTGGACGCGATGCTCGAGCGCCCCGCCCAGCGCATCGGCCTGTCCGCCACCGTCCGCCCGCCGGAGACGGTCGCCCGCTTCCTCGCCGGCGCGCGCACCCCGCAGGACGGCGGCCGGGCGGTCCGGGTCGTCCAGCCGCCGTCGACGAAGGTCTTCGACCTCTCCGTCGTCGTGCCCGTCGAGGACATGTCCCGCCTCGGCGAGCCCACCGACGACCTCAGCGGCGCGGCCGCGGGCGCCCAGCGCACGACGTCGATCTGGCCCTCGGTCGAGGAGCGCGTCGTCGACCTCGTCGCCCCCACCGAGGACGAGCACCGCTCCACCATCGTCTTCGCCAACTCCCGGCGGCTGGCCGAGCGCCTCACCTCGCGCCTCAACGAGGAGTGGGCCGAGCGGCTCGAGGCGGCCGCCGAGGGCGTCGTCGACCTCGAGGCCGACCCCGGCACGACGGACGGGGCGGGGGCCCGCCGCCCGCCCGCCGAGGTGATGGCGCAGGCCGGCACGTCCGCGGGCGTCCCGGCCGTCCTCGCGCGGGCCCACCACGGGTCGGTGAGCAAGGAGCAGCGCTCGCTCATCGAGGAGGACCTCAAGAGCGGGCGCCTGCCGGCCGTCGTCGCGACGTCGAGCCTCGAGCTCGGCATCGACATGGGGGCCGTCGACCTCGTCGTCCAGGTGGAGTCCCCGCCCAGCGTGGCCAGCGGCCTGCAGCGGGTCGGCCGTGCGGGCCACCAGGTGGGCGCCGTCAGCCGCGGCGTCCTCTTCCCCAAGTTCCGCTCCGACCTCGTGCAGACGGCCGTCGTCACCGAGCGCATGCGCGAGGGGCTCATCGAGGAGCTGACGGTCCCCGCCAACCCGCTCGACGTCCTCGCCCAGCAGGTCGTGGCCATGACGGCGCTCGACGAGTGGTCCGTCGACGACCTCGAGGCGCTCGTCCGCCGGGCCTCGCCCTTCGAGGGCCTCACCCGCCCGGTGCTCGAGGCCGTGCTCGACATGCTGTCCGGCCGCTACCCCAGCGAGGAGTTCGCCGAGCTGCGGCCGCGCGTCGTGTGGGACCGCGTCGCCGGCACCCTCACCGGCCGCCCGGGCGCCCAGCGGCTCGCGGTGACGAGCGGCGGCACCATCCCCGACCGCGGCCTCTACGGCGTCTTCCTCGCCGGCGGCGACGGGCCCGGCCGCCGCGTCGGCGAGCTCGACGAGGAGATGGTCTACGAGTCGCGGGTCGGCGACGTCTTCACGCTGGGCGCCTCGACGTGGCGCATCGAGGAGATCACGCGCGACCAGGTGCTCGTCACCCCCGCGCCGGGCCAGCCGGGCAAGCTGCCGTTCTGGCACGGCGACGCCCCGGGGCGGCCCGCCGAGCTGGGGCGCGCCCTCGGCGCCTTCGTCCGCGAGCTCGCCGCCGCGCCGGGAGGGTGGGACGGCGAGGTCGCCCGCGGCCGGGCCGAGGCCGCCGGCCTCGACACGTGGGCGGTCGACAACCTCCTCGCCTACCTGCGCGAGCAGCAGGAGGCCGTGGGCCACCTGCCCGACGACCGCACCGTCGTCGTCGAGCGCTCCCGGGACGAGCTGGGCGACTGGCGCGTCGTCGTGCACTCCCCCTACGGCAAGCCGGTCCACGCCCCGTGGGCCCTGGCGGTCTCGGCGCGGCTGCGCGAGCGCTTCGGCGTCGACGTCCAGGCCATGCCGTCCGACGACGGCCTCGTCCTGCGGCTGCCCGACGTCGGCCTCGGCGACGACGGCGGCGGCACCGGCGGCGAGGGCGACCTGCCCGACCTCGCCGAGGTGCTCCTGCTCGACCCGGACGACGTCGCCGCCGTCGTCACCGAGGAGCTCGGCGGCTCCGCGCTCTTCGCCGCCCGCTTCCGCGAGTGCGCCGGGCGGTCCCTCCTGCTGCCCAAGCGTCGTCCCGACCGGCGCCAGCCGCTGTGGCAGCAGCGCCAGCGGGCCGCGCAGCTGCTCGAGGTCGCCAGCCGCTACCCGTCCTTCCCCGTCGTCCTCGAGACGGTGCGGGAGTGCCTGCAGGACGTCTTCGACGTGCCGGCGCTGGAGCAGCTGCTCAAGGACCTGCGCTCGCGCGCCGTCCGCGTCGTCGAGGTGACGACGCAGACGCCCTCCCCCTTCGCGCGGAGCCTGCTCTTCGGCTACGTCGCGCAGTTCCTCTACGAGGGCGACTCCCCCCTGGCCGAGCGGCGCGCGGCCGCCCTCCAGCTGGACCCGGGCCTGCTGTCGGAGCTGCTGGGCCGCGGCGACGGCGCCGCGCTGGCGGACCTCCTCGACCCGGCGGCCGTCCTGCGGACGCACGCGGAGCTGCAGCGGCTGGCCCCCGAGCGCGCCGCCCGCGGCGCGGAGGACGTCGCGGACCTCCTGCGCGTCCTCGGGCCCCTCAGCACGCTGGAGGTGGCGCGGCGCACCCGCGCCGACGCGGTGCCCGACGCGGTGCCGCCGGTGCCGCCGGTGCCGCGGCAGGCCGTCCCCCTCGACGACGCGGCCCCGGACGGGGACGCGGAGCGCGTGGAGGACGCGGCGGACCCCGCCGGGGGCGAGGACGACGGCACGCCCGACGGGCCGACGGACGAGGACGCCGCGCTGGCGCGCGTCCCGGCCGTCGAGGGCTGGCTGCGCGGGCTCGAGCGCTCGCGCCGGGTCATCGCCGTGCGCATCGCCGGCGAGGAGCGGTGGGCCGCCGTCGAGGACGCCGGCCGCCTGCGCGACGCGCTCGGCACGCCGCTGCCCGTCGGCGTCCCCGAGGCGTTCACGGCGCCCGTCGAGGACCCCGTCGGCGACCTCGTCTCCCGGTACGCCCGCACCCACGTGCCCTTCGTCGCCGACGACCTCGCCCGCCGGCTGGGCCTCGGCGGCGCCGTCGTCGCCGCGGCCGTGCGGGCGCTGGTGCAGCGGGGCCGGCTCGTGCGGGGCGACCTGCTGCCGGAGGCCCTGCGGGGTCGGCTCGGGGAAGGGCCCGAGGCCGCCCCCGCGGTGCCGGCCGCGGACGCCGACCGGTCCGTCGAGCACGTCTGCGACGCCGAGGTCCTCCGCGTGCTGCGGCGCCGCTCGCTCGCCGCGCTGCGCGCGGAGGTCGAGCCCGTCCCGCCCGAGGACCTGGCCGCCTTCACGCCCCGCTGGCAGGGCGTCGGCGCCCGCCTCCGCGGCGCGGAGGGCCTCGTGCGCGTCGTGGAGCAGCTGAGCGGCGCGGTGCTGCCGGCCAGCGCCGTCGAGACGCTCGTCCTCCCCTCCCGCCTCCAGCGGTACTCCCCCGCGCTCCTCGACGAGCTGACGGCGAGCGGCGAGGTCGTGTGGTGCGGCCACGGGGCGCTGCCCGGCGACGACGGCTGGGTCTCGCTCCACCTCGCCGACTCGGCCCACCTCACGCTGCCGCCGCGCCCCCTCCCCGGCGACGGCGACGGCCCGGAGGGGGACGTCGCCGCCGCGCCGTCCCGCGACGAGCTGCTCACCCTCACCGACGACCACCGGGCCGTGCTCGACGCCCTGTCCGGCGGGGGCGCCTACTTCTTCCGGGCGCTGGCCGACGCCGTCGGCTCCGTCGACGACGAGCGCCTCACCGGCACGCTCTGGGACCTCGTCTGGGACGGACGGCTCACCAACGACACGCTGAGCCCGCTGCGGGCCCGGCTGCGGGGCGGACGGACGCGCCACAAGGCGGCACCCGCCCCGGCCCGCTCGCGCTACGCGAGCAGCCGCTCCGGCTGGGCCGCGGGCCGCTCGCGGCCCGGGCGCCCGTCGGTGCCCGTCCGCGGCGGACCGCCCGTCGCCGCGGGCCGCTGGTCGCTGCTGCCCGAGGCGGAGGCCGACGCGACGGTCCGCGCCCACGCCCTCGCCGAGGTGCTGCTGGACCGCTACGGCGTCGTCACCCGCGGCGCGGTCGCGGCCGAGAAGGTGCCGGGCGGCTTCGCGGCCGTCTACCGCGTCCTCGCGGCCATGGAGGACGCCGGGCGCGTCCGTCGCGGCTACTTCGTCGAGGGTCTCGGGGCGTCGCAGTTCGCCGGCCCCGGCGCGGTGGACCGGCTGCGCGCCGTCGCCAAGCCGCTCGGCGACGGCGGTCCCGGCCGGGCGGGCGGCGGCGGCTACGGCGGCGCCGGCGGGTACGGCGCCCCGGCCGAGCCGGTCGGCGCCCCGGCGGTCGTGCTGTCGGCCTGCGACCCCGCCAACCCCTTCGGCGCCGCGCTGCCATGGCCGGACCGCGGCACCGCGGCCGGCGGCGGGACGACCGACGCGGACGCCGACGCCCCCGCCGACGGCGGCGACGACGGCGGGTCGTCGGACGCCGACGCCGCACCGGGACGGCGCGGGCGCGCCCGTCCCGCCCGGGCCGCCGGCGCGCTCGTCGTCCTGCGCGAGGGACGCCTGCTCGTCCACGTCGAGCGCGGGGGCCGGTCGCTGCGGACGTGGACCGACGACGCCGACGACCTGCGGGCCGCCGCGGAGGCGCTCGTCGCCGCGGTCCGCGAGGGCGGCCTCGGCCAGCTCCTCGTGCAGCGCGCCGACGGCGGGTCGGTCCTCGACGCGGCCGCACCGGTGGCGGCGGCGCTGGAGACGGCCGGCTTCGTGCCGACGCCCCGCGGCCTCCGGCTGCGGACGTGA